ACCATCTAATAAAAAAGCATACAAAAATCAACTTGACTGCCCCTGCAACATATTTTCAGCACCCCTGTGCCTTGTGTTTCTACATTCTGAACACCGTTACAATAGTTGAGAATGAGTAGTTCTAGTCTAGATGGAATCCATGAAGTGAATATGACATGACAGATTAAACAGAATCCCATAAAACCATATCACATTTAGAGTCCCACATATAGCCAATGCAATTCAAACATCAAAGACATGATTAACTATAACATTGCAAATTCAAGAATGCAGCACATACCAACAACATTAAGTGAGCAGGCTTCTTTGCCTTGGGTGCAAAAGAGTAAGAGGATCCAGCCTCACGTGATTGATGAGAAAGCGCTCCTGGTTTCCATATCAACAGAAAGCAGGTGTATTACAGAACAAGTAGCGAAAATCCAGCCCATGGTGGCGCCAGCGCCTCAAATAGAGATGTCCCATCCAGTAGAGAGATTGAAACTGGGCTCAGGTTGGAATGAGAGAGAAAGCTAAGAACCCTGTATAAAAAGCAAGAGAATAGAAAAAACGGATGGAAATTGTCAGGTTGGATCTCAAATTGGACCCAGTGTTAGATCTTCTATGGAACTAACCATACAGGCATCGATTTGTATTGTAATCTTGGAAACGTTTACAGCGTGTTCTGTGTTTTGGCTAAGAGTTTGTGCATAAGGAATTTGACATGTGAAGaaaacaactctctctctctctctctctctcaagcaagTTTGAGATTGATTGACCAGAAAGAATTACTGAAACGGGAGCTATATTACTCAAACGGAAAATGAGCGCAACGATGCACAAATCAATGGAAGAAAAAGTTGCGAATTGATGCAGATAACCCCCATAGCAACATCCAGTTTAGCATCGTATATTGTCAATATTCTTGGAAATCTCGGCTAAAGTCTTGAACTTTTCGAGGTTATTTTGACCCACAAACGGTGTGAACGCGGCAAAAACCAAACTTTAACCGACTTCGATCCATAAAAACGCACTGAAAATAGATTCGCGGAGAAAAACGCCATCCGGGTACCTCTCGGGAGAAGTTTCGCAGTCTGGAGCGAAGTTTCTGAAAAGAAAGCGGAGGGGGCGACGATGGCGAAATGGCTTTTAGCTATTGCCGGTGGGGGGGGACCGCTTCACGGTTTTGCATTTTCTGGAACCCTGCTCCGCGACCGCAGATCGTCCCGGGACGATCCCTGCTTTTCTAGATGACTCTCGTGGGAACACGATTCTTTTGAGGCGTCCGATGATTCGAGCCAGCGGGGAAATGGTAAGGGAAATCGAAAGGCGAGAGGAATGCGTCCCGCCATGCTACGCGCGCTTTCTTTTTGCTTCGTCGCGGACCATTTCTCTACTACCACCAACGCCAACACACTCAAAACCGAATGTGATCTTCTTTTCATCGTGTTGTTGTCGTTGTCTGATAATTGCCACCACCTTCTCTTTTACTGCagatttttttatacataaaaaAGTGTACGATCAACGATATTGAACAATCAATTGATGCATATGAACAAAAATCGGGTGTTGTACGGTCTTTTCTACTTTTGCGGGTACTAATAAATCTTAAAAATTCATAGATTACCCACTCTTGCACCCTATCGCCTCTCGGACAGCTGGGTATTTGAGCAAATTTCCATCGAGGAGCCTATTGAGACCTTCATCCTTGCTGTCTTCCTTTTGGGTCACGTCCAGACCAATTCGTGTCGATCTTCGTATCCTTCGGATAGACTATTGAAAGACCATGCGTATTACATTTGCAAATCCATAATATTTATCTCAATTAATACGGATTCTTGTGTATATCTAATTATCGTAAATTTAAGTTGTCGAGAATGCCGACGCGGGTCTAGtcatataaaaatgaaattaaaatcaatttgcaaaaggaaaatatattgcCCTGCTGTACATGATCAACAAGTTTGTAACCCCACAGAGGCTTCATTGTCGCTAAACAGTACATCCACCGTGGAGAGAAGGGGGTGGTCCGGCGCTTGGTCGCGCGTGGCTCCTTAATGGGCCCATGCCTTGGGCCCAAGGAGACCGGCAACCTGCTTTACAGCCCAACCCAGGCCACCGCTCCCGGCGAAGCATCATTCGGCGAATTACCTGAAAATCCGGTAGAAAAAGTAAAACTCCGGGCCGAGCATGCTAAGCCACTCCGTGTACACAGATGAGAGCACCTCTCCTGCACCGTCGGATGAGGTGGGGTTGGCTTGGGCCCCACCTGATCTAGCGGTGAACGCCCGGGTGGTCTCCATATGTACGGAGCATGTGAGTGGCCTTCTTCCCCAGAGGAACCTAATGATCGTCGTCTATGGAAACGCTGGTCAAATGTCACTTCCCTGCACGGTGCACGTGAATCTTTTCGAGTGGCAAACGTGAGAATAAAATATATtccatgtccttttcttttctttttgtctatacgctcaaaagatttttttatttttttttgggtaatttcctctccttctcctttgaatCTCAGCATCCAcgacttttcttatttttttaattccaatctAATCACGATTATTTGGAGAGAAAATATAAAGAGATTCTTTTTATCCACAGCTTATGTGGTCACGCTAATAAAAGTAACGGGATAAAAAATTTCACCATTTCTTAAAATTAGATTGATCTCTTTATATGTGCGATACGTTATATTATGATTTTACAAATAGTTTAGTAAGAGTCTTACAATTTACTTAAACTCATTGTCATCTATTGttgtgatcttttttttttttggtgtagctttaatttatttcctttttcatatcTTTCGACCATGATATATGGTTGCTCTTGCTTCGagcttttttttccttcgcTTTAGGTTAATTACTAAAGTGAGAAGGTCAAATGTGATTTACAAGTCAATTAACCTTTCTAGTACTCTTGACATAGAagtcaagggaaaaaaattataaaaccaCTATTAAATCTATAATATACATAGGCTAGTAAAAATAATACTTTAAACGTTCTGCATTTTGTGTCGATCTTCTTTTATAGAGAAATTGTGAAATACATCATGCCCAGTACGCGGGATTGAAAACTAGCTACTTTTTATAAATTGACTTTTTGCCGCTTCAACATCCACTTATGTTTCACTTTCATTCTAATCTTGTCAAATCTCCAATTCAATCTACTgtcaataaaatgaataaaagaaaaaaattcgaCCCACCTCCACTCCTTCCCGACTTGTCTCCTAGttctaaatttatcaaatccCTTATCAAAAATTATCATTGACGTTTGGAAAGATCAAATGACTCATGGCCCCTAATCTAGAATTTTGAACCTCCCGTTTGAAcatattcctaattttttagaaCATAGAACACTCATTGCAACTCTGAAACTTACCCTATCACGGTTTTTATGGTATAACTAGGTTTCATccatattattaattgaaaaattatagtAAATTATCACATTTAATGACTACTACTCCGTGCTATTGTGCACTAACCACGATTTATATTTGGACatacaaaaaatatgaaatattaataaagtaaaaatctctATTATAAACTAAAAGTTTCGCTAACCTAGATTTTATAATCTACCAATCGAAACATATAGCCCACATTTTAGAACATGAAATCTATTTTGTATACTCTGGAATCTAAAACCGGATAGATTTTTATTGGCCCGACATTTTGATTCCAAGTTCCACCCTGAGATCATGCTTATCCCTCGTCATTGTTGAGAGTGCATCGATGCAATTCAGTCTGTATACCATGTAAACTCCACGCGAAATACATTAAAATCAAAGTCTCATCTGACTTTTCGCTGGCGCATTGGAGATTCAATCTTTTTTTCTCCCCGTAACCAAGAACTGCGACggtttcttcaaaaagaaaccGCCCCGAATACGTTACACCCCACAAGGAGCTGCCGGTCCGTTGACCTTCCCCGCTCCCCGTTCTTCCAAGAACCACAATTCCGGTCGCTTCTCCTCTCGCCCGGATAAACCTCAAAGCCGACCAAAAAACCAACTCATCGCTCGCCACGCAGACGCAAAAACGACAGGCGTGCGGAATCGCGTATTTACCCCTCACCTACAGTTACGACAGTCTTCCCGGTTTCTCTCCGTCCCTTCGACAGCTAGAGACTCCGTAAATTCCAGCCGTTTCCATCACCTGATTTGGCCACCCTACCCTGCCGGTGGTAAACCCCGATTTAGAGCAGGCAAAGCGGGGCCATCCACGACGCAGATCCGGGCCCCAAATCGTGCGGGCACCGCCGCTAATTATTATACATGATGCCATGAACGAGGACCGGTTTGACCGCCATGAACGCGAGGCGCGCCCACCTCGTcgaaatcatttaaaaaatgcGAAGCAAGCAAGGGAGCGACCCTTTGCTTGCGGGAGCCGAAAAGGCGAGCCCGCGGGGCATATATGGACGGACGAGCAGCGGCCGACCAGTCCCCTTCTTCCTTCGTCCTCTTCTAAATCAAAACCCATTAATAATGTGTCCGGAGCTCAGGATATTATATCGAGGAGGGACCCTTTTGGAATCTTTCCCCCCCGGGCAAatcctttcttttgttcccattatataaattgtttctttttttcctcttttcatttCCCTCCATCCGCATGGCCGACCTAATCGCGGAGCATTATTAATGACATTCCCCCGTCGGTGCGACCACGCAACTTCCTTCCATAGGTAACGAAAAGATAAGCGAAGATCGACGTAATGAATCTTCAACTACCGCCTTAATAAGGTCACGGAAGATTTTTTTTCCGTCCATATTTTACCCATTAAatttgacctttttcttttcgagcAAGCAAGGAAATGGACATGGCATGCCATGCTTGTGGAGCTCATATAATTACACACGACCAAAAGGTGAATAATCCTGCTTCGGAAATTGGCGAATCCGCTACCGTTACGAAGATCTACCATGATCTTGTTCTTCTGTTCTGCGCGAGTGTGGTTCATGCTGGTGGCGCTCAATGATTGTTCAAAGGGCATAGTGATGCGGGGTGGACCGTGGAACGCACCCCCATGATGGGGACTCCATGCCAATCCCGCGAATCATGACATGAAGCTAAACACCAAACTCACGTTTCACCCCACCCCATAATAATCCCCCCACCAACATAACATCCCAATCCCACCACCTCCATCTAATGGAAGGGGCATTTAGGCGATTCCAAAACACGCAGCACAGAATCACTGGAAAACCCTAAATCAAAAGATCACCAAACAAGGGCTAAACCGTCATTTCAATCCCAACcaacttatcttttttttttcctattacaTAGTCTTTCCAAATATCACTTTGCACTCTCTCGCCCTTAAACCCCTTCCaacctctccttcttctccgaTCTTCGCCATGCGTTTCTCGAACCCCCACCAGTCGGCGCTCCTCTCCCTATCGGCATGCATCGTCCTCGTCGTCCTCTCCTCCGTCTCCCCTCcggccctctccctctcctccatcCACGACCTCCTCCGCTCCCGGGGCCTACCGGCCGGCCTCCTCCCCCGCGAGATCAAGTCCTACACCCTCTCCGACGACGGCCGGCTGGAGGTGCTCCTCGACGGGCCCTGCCTGACCAAGTTCGAGAACCGTGTCTTCTTTGACAGCGTCGTCAAGGCCAACCTCACCTACGGGAGCCTCATCGGGGTGGTGGGCCTGTCCCAGGAGGAGCTCTTCCTGTGGCTCCCCGTGAAGGACATCATCGTCGACGACCCCAGCTCCGGCCTCATTCTCTTCGACATTGGTGTCGCTCACAAGCAGCTCTCCCTCTCGCTCTTCGAGGATCCGCCCGACTGTAAGCCCCAGCAAGGTAAAGATCACGGCCACCCCCCATCACTTCTTGaatatcctttctttctttttttatctcttttctcATGTGCCTAAGTTTCATGTTCTCCTCTGTTCTGTGCTCTGTTTTTTTGTCCCTTCCCTGGGCTATGATCTGTCTCCAATGTCTTTCCAAAACGAAACCATTTCGATTCACTTTCCTTGAGGAAATCGCCGGCGGTACCACATTTTTAAGCAGTTTTATTGTACCTACAGTACATCAACACGaagttttccttttcacttgTAAAATTTCTCTCGAGGAATGGATCCCGTGAGGGATGCGGACGTGCGTTACGGAATCTTTCCACCTGCTTCGTCATGGTTCGCTGAGGATCTTACTAGGccgttttcttttgttgttttttcgCAGGTCTGCTGATGAGTCATGTGAGGAAGGAGAAAGGGTTCGAGGATCGGAGATAGAGAATGTCCAAGGCTGTTCCAACTTTTgtccgctcctcctcctcctcctcctcctcctcctgtctAATAATGAAGAATTTCCCCCGCATCATAATAgcaaatataatattaaatatatatatgtgagtAAATGTCATTAGAATTTAGGTTGCCGGTAGCTTGGTCATAATTAGGGATTGTAATTAAAGATGTGAATTTGGAATCCAAGATTTAGCGATGAAGAGACTTTTCGAAAGAGAGCTTTTTCTtctgatatatattttttttttggcttttggttTGCTTCGCTTCGTTCTGTTCTGGGTTCAATGCCCCTTTGCGCCTCTTAATCCCATTCGTGAAGGAAGAGATTAGCAAGAACCAAAGCAAAGCATCTCCATACCCTTATCTCTTTCGTTGCACATTTCGATTCTAATATATCTCtagcttctccttttttttcttgaggcggaagggaaaaaaggaagtgGGGGTGGGTTGGAGGATTTCAACATGAAAATAATGGGAAAAAGGACCTCACTTCACGGGCCAAACCCTAAATTTATGCTGTCGAGCAGACCCCTTTCCCATGATcgaatttataaaataaaataaaataaaaaattttggttgATACTGTTTCTTTGGACATTGAATAAAATTCAGGGGATAGCATCTTCATAGTCACTCCTCCCTCCGTAGGAGGGGGCAGCACTTTATGTCAACGCGGGAAATGTGGGCCTAAATGAGGCCCGAGTGGGCCCCTCCCTTCCCCTCTCGatctccctctcttcttgtGGAGAGAGATTGGCCCACGAGAGCATTCGTAGTGGTGGGGTTcgtactttctctctctctctctctattcatgCGCTCGCCCTTTTGTTGTTTTCGCCTTTAATTATCATGGCTTGGCACTATCGTGGAACGGACTTTATGTTACGGTCGCAGCGCATATGGTGGTGGGTCtccattttatttcaattttttacccATTCGGCTTATGTCTAGGTTGGACCATAGTGGGTCCAATAATTTCCTCGGATCCACCCCTTAGGACATAGGGGTAAAAGATGAATTGCTCTtagtaaaagtgaaagaaaaaaaaaaaaaaaggcagtttTTCCTCAGTGGTCAGTACTCATTCGCGGGTTTCCGATTTCAACCTCGACCTCTTCGAGGGATGTGACCGGGGGAGTGGATCCCCACACGTCGTTTTCTGTGGCTTTGCTCGATCGTCCCGCGTCGAAGTGTTCGTGCTTTAGATGATTCTTCGAGGATTAAAGATTGGTGATTTTAAGGAGGAGTCCTAAAGCGTTAGGACTCGATTCGGTCCCTCGCCAATCCCGACATTGGATGGGTGTAGTCGGATTTCTAATGTTTCGGGCCGAGGAACGTGACATTGGGAACGACAAAAGGGGGTGGCCAGCTTAATCGGCCACTTTCGGCTTATCCCTCGATCATTAGCGGTCTTCGAGAATGATggggcattttctttttccccccgaGTCAAATTTATTAATCAACAAAACATTCGTTAGGGACAGTGGCTGGTGCCGTTCACATCAATGATGATCGATTGGTCACGAATTACGAAGTGCTAAATCAAGCATTCTTATGGAGGGGGCCCCTTATAAGAATGGAGAATTCTAAAGTCCCCTTTCGTAAGGATTGGATAGTGATATTTTGCCGGGGGGTTTTTGAATTTCGGTGGCAAAGCAAAtggaggaaaaaggagaagTGCTTTGTTATTTGAAGTTCAAGATTGGCGCTCGAGACTTGGcaaatttagaaaatcaaaattttgacgCTAAATTTTGCTCTTTTGGGAATGTTTTCATTTCTAGATAATTTAAGCTCCCGGAGATCAATTTTGTTTCTGACGGATTTATCTTTACTTGTTTTGATTTTCTGAAATAATTATGAAGGAACGTTCGAATGCATATAGGCCCGTGGCTTTTGCTAACGGTGGCTAAGGACCCTATTTGTTAGCTTATTAAATAAtgtttatttctattattttgttctcgggagtaattttggaacaaaattgcgtttggtaaaatttttgttcttaaaacaaatttggagtagaatcaaattaaaaaaaaattgattcttgtttccgCAACAATTAGAATCAAacaattattttctctttttcttcttctccatatGTTGCCAGGTCCAACGAGCTCATCGGTTGTCGCGAGCCTTGCCCGATCCACCCGCCACCGATGCAAGGTCACCGCCCAACCCCGCCAAGACTTAGCAAGCTTGCCCGAAAGGCTTGCCGACCCAAGACGAGATTTAACGAGGCCACTCGGTGGACGAGGGCGAGCCTAAGCTAGGTCGATCCCTAGTCATCCCAAGGCCGAACCGgcgacttgaagaagaagaataagaagagaaagaaaggaaaaaaagaaaaaaaagtaataaagttatttgattaaaaaaaaaaaaatttggagtatAAATTTTAAGCACGGTATTAAACACAATTATATTttgggaattgaaattttgaacaattactAAAATGACTTAAAAtacttataaattattatcgggaacagaataaataaaaaatctgattagaaattgtttttgaaaacatAAGCATTACCAAATGCGTCCTAACTAACCAAATTCAAATCTTATGTTTATAAGTCTACAACCATCGgttcaaaatcaaaccaatatGTCTATTCGTGTCGTCCTTTTTCAGAGTTATGCTAACGATGGCCAATTAACCAAATTTGAAATCTTACATTTCCTTTATTTGGAGATATGAAAAGAATT
The window above is part of the Eucalyptus grandis isolate ANBG69807.140 chromosome 6, ASM1654582v1, whole genome shotgun sequence genome. Proteins encoded here:
- the LOC104450184 gene encoding uncharacterized protein LOC104450184 — its product is MRFSNPHQSALLSLSACIVLVVLSSVSPPALSLSSIHDLLRSRGLPAGLLPREIKSYTLSDDGRLEVLLDGPCLTKFENRVFFDSVVKANLTYGSLIGVVGLSQEELFLWLPVKDIIVDDPSSGLILFDIGVAHKQLSLSLFEDPPDCKPQQGLLMSHVRKEKGFEDRR